The Trichocoleus sp. FACHB-46 genome has a segment encoding these proteins:
- a CDS encoding NAD-dependent epimerase/dehydratase family protein, with protein sequence MKVAIIGCGYVGMATARHWQQVGWTVTATTTSVPRLSELEAIADHAVLAQGNDETSLAEALTDQQVVLLSVGARSPNSYEETYLHTAKTLTKVLAQTPSVQQLIYTGSYAVYGDQQGNWVDETSPVKPANRNGEILAETEQVLLNAANSQLKVCVLRLGGIYGPGRELQRIFGRAAGTTRPGTGAEPSNWIHLDDIVGAIAFAQEHQLQGVYNLVQEVTLTSRELIEQVCQRYNLAPVNWDESQPSARSYNAKVSNQKLKTAGYQFIHPELQV encoded by the coding sequence GTGAAAGTTGCAATTATTGGCTGTGGGTATGTCGGGATGGCAACCGCTCGACATTGGCAGCAAGTGGGCTGGACTGTCACGGCTACCACAACCAGCGTGCCGCGTTTGTCAGAACTGGAGGCGATCGCAGACCATGCCGTTTTAGCCCAAGGCAATGATGAAACCTCACTAGCTGAGGCTTTAACGGATCAACAAGTCGTGCTGCTGAGTGTGGGGGCGCGTAGCCCTAACAGCTATGAAGAAACTTATCTGCACACCGCTAAAACCCTGACTAAAGTTTTGGCCCAAACGCCGAGCGTACAGCAGCTCATTTACACAGGGAGCTATGCCGTTTATGGTGACCAGCAGGGCAATTGGGTAGATGAAACCTCACCCGTTAAACCTGCCAACCGCAACGGTGAAATCCTGGCGGAAACTGAACAGGTATTGCTCAACGCTGCGAATTCTCAACTCAAGGTTTGTGTACTGCGGCTAGGCGGTATTTATGGGCCAGGACGAGAACTCCAGCGAATTTTTGGGCGAGCGGCGGGCACGACTCGACCGGGAACAGGGGCAGAGCCGAGTAATTGGATTCACCTAGATGACATCGTGGGCGCGATCGCCTTTGCCCAAGAGCACCAACTCCAGGGAGTTTATAATCTGGTGCAAGAAGTGACGCTAACCAGTCGAGAACTGATTGAGCAGGTGTGTCAGCGCTACAACCTAGCTCCTGTAAATTGGGACGAATCGCAACCCAGTGCTCGCTCCTACAATGCGAAGGTATCTAACCAAAAGCTCAAAACTGCGGGATACCAATTCATCCATCCTGAATTGCAAGTGTAA